Genomic segment of Perognathus longimembris pacificus isolate PPM17 chromosome 11, ASM2315922v1, whole genome shotgun sequence:
gctggatcTCAACTCAGGTAGTACATATTCTACAATACCTTTTAATTTTCATAATGgttagcattgtgtgtgtgtgtgtgtgtgtgtgtgtgtgtgtgtgtgtgtgtgtgtgtgtgtgtgactgtcctGGAGAGTGAACTTGGCTTAGGCACTACTCCTGAGCTTTGAAccaggtcctcagagctcagcctcctgagtggctaggcttaCAGATTTGAAGAATCTATGGCTTAAACAAATTTTGTTCTCTACTTCTTTGtttcagctatttaaaaaaatatttcatacaCCCTTCTCTGACCACTGCCTAATATATATGACTGttaataagtaaatgaatgaatgaatgaaaaagaacTGAAGTGTGATttagcatgcctgtaatcttagcactggaGATTGAGTGCCAGGCAAGTTGGGGCCACATAATCAACTAACTAATAATTAAATCAGAATCAGttaactaaatattttaaatgacagaTAAAAGTCAAAACTAGCTAAATCAACCTTTCATCCAATTAACTTTTCACCAAACCAGGTTACCAAAGGAGATTTAAAATAATACTAACAATTGGCCCCAACATGTGCAATTGGAAGCTAGAGGTGATGCGGTACCGTGCTGATCAAGGTGGGGAAAGTGGAAAGGACACACATGGACTCACACTTTAACAACAAATTCTTTGCATGGGTATGGGGGCGCGAGCGCGGGTTGGGTGAAAATCGCGTGGCCCATCTAAAAAAAACGCCTCTTTCAGTGACTTTCTGGGTCCCCCATCTACACGGGGAGGCAGAGTAAGGGGTCTCTCCACGTCCTGGGATTTCAAGGCTCCTCGATTTAGGGATCAGGGGATCAAAACAATCAGGGAAGCCGGCGCCGTTTCCTCTTTGTCCTCCTTGGCGTCTCCAAACCGAGCCGATCTAGGAGATCGGGactaagaggaaaaggaaggaattgCCCAAAGCTAGACGCTGGAGTGGGAGGGGGGCGGTGAAGAGGGGCGCAAGAACtttggggagggcgggggaaagTGTGGGGAGGGTGGAAGAGCGGATCTGGAACAATTCGCTTTGCACCCACCTTGGGGCAGCCAAGGGCAACTTCAGACTTTCTGCTTTTCTCCTCTGCGTGAGTAAAAAGAATCCAGCCCCCGCCCGGGCTTACGCAATCTGCTTCAAgcggagaggggaaagggaaaaaaaatccagtggtGTGTGGGGTGCGTGTTGGGAGAGGCGGGAAGAGAGAGGTATGTCGTCACGTAGGCTCAGCTTTCGCGCATAAAAGGAAGGTTCTCTTCCCAGCGCCTTCAGTTGTCAAACTCCGCACAGCGCTCCTTGGGAGCACGCCCGGGAACTCCGCTGCGCCTGGCCTGCCCGGGACCTCCAGGGATCTCCAGCTCGGCGCCCGCCGCCCGACCCAGCTacgcccgccgcccgcctccgcccgcccgctctgagcccgccgcccgccgccgtcCGCCGCCCGCCGGGATGCTCCTCCGAGTGTTCGCGCTCTGCGCGGCTCTGGCGCTCTGTGGCGCAGGTGAGTCCTTCCCCGCTCCCCACCCCCGACTCCTCCCGGGCTCCCCGCTGCTTTCCTGGCGGAGGACTTGCAGACATTGCACCCCTTGAAGAATACCCCACAAAAGGGAGATGATAGCACGGAGTTGCCAGACTTATTAACTCCTGGCTCGTGGAGCAACGATACTGGCCGCTCACCTGCTAAACGGAAATCGTTGTCAGTAGTGTCATGAAAAGACAGGATTGATCCGTGTGTgggaatgcgtgtgtgtgtgtgtgtgtgtgtgtgtgtgtgtgtgaaagagagagagagagagagagagagagagagagagagagagagagagatgccatTAGTACAAAGTGTCATTGTTTTAAATGCCCCTGGGAGTGCGCTCCTGCGCCAGCAcaagaaaagtattttaaaagtaagCTGTTTTGTTACATCGACTTTTACCTTACATTTTAACTGTGGTATTAGATCCGTCCATTTTAATTCTGAAAGTACTACTTACTTGAGCAGCTTTAAAGCGCTCATTTAAACGCCTAAGTGGTGGtttctggggggcgggggggggagagtggCTGATGTGAATGTCGGGTTGAATAATCTGCTACCTGTATTTAGAAAAGGAGGTTAGCATTTCTATATTATAAGcatttttttgaggcagggtaaaaagaaaaagttctttcTCCACGACTGTCTGCAAATTTCTCAAATCCGTTATTGTAAGGTTGACCCATAGAGAGTAAAATGATTAAACGTTAAAATCATGATGAGGAGCTAGGAGGTGATTCATGAGCTGACCTTGCTGTTATTGTAGCAAATCCTTGCTGTTCCAACCCGTGTCAAAACCGAGGCGAATGTATGAGCATGGGATTCGATCGGTATTCCTGCGATTGTACGCGAACGGGATTCTACGGTGAAAACTGCACAACACGTAGGTCTTTCTGTGGGTTTCCTCATTGGAAATGGGACTCTATAGCATTTCTATTTTAAACATTTGCATCGTGTAAAGAGCTCTGTTAATTTCTCACTCTTCTTCCACTCTTTTTGCAGCTGAATTTCTGACAAGAATAAAATTACTTCTCAAGCCCACTCCAAACACAGTGCACTACATACTTACCCACTTCAAGGGAGTCTGGAACATTGTCAATAATATTCCCTTCCTGAGAAATTCAATTATGAAATACGTATTGACATGTAAGTACAAATCTCTAAGACTTTtcagtttattaaaaaaataggcattatAAGACTGGACATTACTTAACCTAATTAAAGCATATATTTCTAGCCTACAAGATGTCTTTGATAGACCTTTGTCACTTGCCTTCTATCTCAAAGGCCCAAAATACTGGCATTTATCCCATGTTGTTTGGACAGTTCTACCTCATAGAGTTCATTCACGATCCTTCAAGCAACTAACCTTCATGAGCTAGGCAATTTATGAAGAAAGtgtggggtgttttttgtttttttttttgcttagtcaATGTTCATGGGCCACAGAATTGTTCCAAAACTAGAGTACTCATTAATATAAATGTTTGATTTGGATTTGACTCAGCAAAAACTTAAATCTGAAGACAAGTTCTGATGAAAAAATAGACTGCTGGAACATAATGTCCAACTTatagtgtatatattatataatgaagATGTGTTTTCAGTGGCAGTTATTTTATagttgtgtgtgggggtggggggtagagaatatgagacttgaactcatggcctcaagctcttgcttagctttttgctccagCCTTGTATCttgtagtctaccacttgaaacatacctctgcttccagcttttttctggctaattgtagataaaatgCTCTTgtgtttgtctgccctggctggattcaaaccaagatcctcagatctcagccttctgagtagctaggattacaggcaggagctgacAGTACCAGCATAGGTATACTCATTTTAATTCAGAATGTCTTTGTTAAAATTAATCTCCATGTCATGTTATGCACTTtataataaaagttttatttaaaaagactGACGTGTTATATAGAGACctaataaattattttccttaaaaatttcaGCCCGATCACATTTGATTGACAGCCCACCAACTTACAATGTGGATTATGGCTACAAAAGCTGGGAAGCCTTCTCTAACCTCTCCTACTATACCAGAGCCCTTCCTCCTGTAGCTGATGACTGTCCAACGCCCATGGGTGTGAAAGGTAAGCAAGAGGAATGAGTAGACATGTTAATGAGCATGGCTTGGATTGTCACCTTTAAAGTGCCATTTATACTAACAGCAGTatagtgtttggttttttttgcctttaCCATTCATAGTCATAGAGACTTTTTAAAGGTCTTTCTCTATGTACTCTGTTCCATCAGAGTAACTGTCCATTTGGTACTCTGTCCTAGTAGTCCTAAACTAATAGCCCTAATGAAGTCCTAAACTGAAATACTGCTATGGTGGACAAGATTACTTATTAAGAAAGTGTTCTGCATTATCTTTTGACTTCCATTTCACCTTACTTTCTCATTACTTTTTCAGGAAAGAAGGAGCTTCCTGATTCAAAAGAGCTTCTGGAGAAAGTTCTTCTGAGAAGAAAGTTTATTCCTGACCCTCAAGGCACTAACATGATGTTTGCATTCTTTGCCCAACACTTCACCCATCAGTTTTTCAAGACAGACCAAAAACGAGGACCTGCTTTCACCAAAGGCCTGGGCCATGGGGTAAGATGGAGTAATGAATGGCTAATTTTTTTTACCACACCATAtgattcatctttattttttaatgtcataCCTATAAAAATCTTACTAAATCTTTTGATTTAGTAAAGTTTTTGGTTTACTAaagcatacatatacaaacacattCTCATACATGGATAGAACACACACAGATGAAGatattttatttgtgattttccttgtattttcaaTCAACATTTATTGCAACATTCTATGTCTTCTAAGACATATTTGTGCCATGACTAGGCTGTTATAAACAGTATAAAGGAAGATATCTGCAGTATTACTATCCTTTGGATCTCATAACATGACTTCAGTTGATAaattatattttgctttattttgtattagtaattttcctttatttttcccttttgtgtGGTGCTTGGGATTTAACTCAGAGAGAGCCTTGCACATACTATGCAAGGGCTCATTCagtaagctacatcccagccttcaTTTGCAAATGCATATTTAGACATATCATATGACTATAATAAAATAGTCATTAAGAAAGTAGTCATCATTTCCAATAGGATACAAATACTATATACAACAGCCATATATAGTCTTGTAGTTCTGATGGATAAATAATTTGATATTTTGTGGCCAATAAACCAGATGTTTTATTGAATATGAAAATTTTTCAAGAAAGACAAATCAAAATTTACTGATGGACTATGTaagacattttatataaaattgttCAACAGCCATAAATTGAAAATGTTCCATCCTTTTCTAGGTGGATTTAAATCATGTTTATGGTGAAACTCTGGACAGGCAGCACAAACTGCGCCTTTTCAAGGATGGGAAAATGAAATATCAGGTAGGTTCCCTTTGACTATAAAGAATTAGTCGTGTTTCACCATGTACACCTATACTTCAACATCACCAgtgataaacattttttaacctttCACTTTAATgttgttttctgtcattttttttaggTACTAGATGGAGAGGTGTATCCCCCCACAGTCAGAGATACTCAAGTGGATATGATGTACCCACCTCATACCCCTGAGCACCTGCAGTTCGCTGTGGGGCAGGAGATCTTTGGTCTGGTGCCTGGTCTGATGATGTATGCCACCATCTGGCTTCGAGAACACAACCGAGTGTGCGACGTGCTTAAACAAGAGCATCCGGAGTGGGACGATGAGCGTTTGTTCCAGACCACCAGGCTTATCCTCATAGGTGAGCAAGGACAGACAATCATCGAAGTAAAACCCTCTTCTGCAAAGAAGGCTAATTGGTGGCTTTTACTATATTTGCAATGAGAACATGTTGGGAATGGAAAGTCATGCCCTCTTCATTGAGAACCATGAACATAAGCagactaaattatttttttaattaaatggggaaaaataaaaatgagagcaTAATAAAGTatcaaaattatatttcatttgctTAAGAGCTTGTGATTATAATGCtaagtctctttttttaaataggagaGACGATTAAGATAGTGATTGAAGATTATGTACAGCACCTGAGTGGCTATCACTTCAAACTGAAGTTTGACCCAGAGCTGCTTTTCAACCAACAATTCCAGTACCAGAACCGAATTGCTGCTGAATTTAACACCCTCTACCACTGGCACCCTCTACTACCTGACACCTTTCAAATTGATGACCAGGAGTACAACTTTAAACAGTTTCTCTACAACAACTCTATACTAATAGAGCACGGCCTTACCCAGTTTGTTGAATCATTCACCAAGCAAAATGCTGGCCGGGTAAGCATTGGGACTTACAAAGTCAAAAGAAATGACTATCAGTAACTTGAGAATTTCTTCTGCCCCAGAAATTATTTCTCTTAAACACTAAAGGAATAGCTATTTTACTACTAAATCATTTTCTTGAAATAAGAAACCTAGAAGTTTGTTTTTGAAAAGTGTGAAATGTTAGTGCAAACAATTTGTAGCTATACCTTAAAAAATAGATATTGTGAAAAGTTTCCAGTCGTTTTCCAGATTATGGAAATAAATACTTCAAGCTGGACTGTTTTGATTTTTACCATTTGGAAAGATAAAGTAGTTCTAGCATCCCATCTTAAAATTAGCTCCTGTTTAAATCTTATGCAGGGGTCTTTGCAAGAAATATAGTTTGAGTCCTTCTCTACCTTGTACTACAGAGGGCTGTTAAAGCAGATGAAATAAATATGCCCCAAAGCCCTGTTTTTACAATTGCATTCATTTCCCACAGGTTGCTGGCGGCAGGAATGTTCCTCGTGCTGTAGAAATGGTAGCCAAGGCCTCCATTGATCAGAGCAGGCAGATGAAATACCAGTCTCTTAATGAGTACCGCAAACGCTTTTCACTGAAGCCCTATGCCTCATTTGAAGAACTCACAGGTGAGAATCACTTTCTAAACTTCCTCACAGAATcaacaaagggaaataaaattgaATGCAGGGAATGAATGATTTTCCCCCTTTGTGAATTTGTGCATTGCTTATATTGCTCTTGTCTTCGCCTTTgcaggagagaaggaaatggCTGCCGAGTTGGAAGCTCTGTATGGTGACATTGACGCTATGGAGTTGTACCCTGCCCTTCTGGTAGAAAAGCCTCGTCCAGATGCTATATTTGGGGAAACCATGGTAGAACTTGGAGCACCCTTCTCCTTGAAAGGACTTTTGGGTAATCCTATATGCTCACCTCAGTACTGGAAACCAAGCACTTTTGGGGGAGAAGTAGGTTTTAAAATCATCAACACTGCCTCTATTCAGTCCCTCATCTGCAATAATGTCAAGGGCTGTCCCTTTACTTCATTTAGTGTTCAGAATCCACCCCATGCCAAAACAGTCACCATCAATGCGAGCGCTTCCCACTCCAGACTCAAGGAGATCAACCCCACAGTGCTATTCAAAGGACGCTCCACAGAACTATAGAAGGCCTACtgatcatatttatttatttatatgaacaATTTCTTTTAACTTAATTATTTAACTTAATATTTATGCTCAGTGCCTTATGTTACCTTATCATCTGTAACAGAAAGGAACACTGGTTTTTGTAGAGCAAGGGAAGATTTATTTCAAGATTCC
This window contains:
- the Ptgs2 gene encoding prostaglandin G/H synthase 2 translates to MLLRVFALCAALALCGAANPCCSNPCQNRGECMSMGFDRYSCDCTRTGFYGENCTTPEFLTRIKLLLKPTPNTVHYILTHFKGVWNIVNNIPFLRNSIMKYVLTSRSHLIDSPPTYNVDYGYKSWEAFSNLSYYTRALPPVADDCPTPMGVKGKKELPDSKELLEKVLLRRKFIPDPQGTNMMFAFFAQHFTHQFFKTDQKRGPAFTKGLGHGVDLNHVYGETLDRQHKLRLFKDGKMKYQVLDGEVYPPTVRDTQVDMMYPPHTPEHLQFAVGQEIFGLVPGLMMYATIWLREHNRVCDVLKQEHPEWDDERLFQTTRLILIGETIKIVIEDYVQHLSGYHFKLKFDPELLFNQQFQYQNRIAAEFNTLYHWHPLLPDTFQIDDQEYNFKQFLYNNSILIEHGLTQFVESFTKQNAGRVAGGRNVPRAVEMVAKASIDQSRQMKYQSLNEYRKRFSLKPYASFEELTGEKEMAAELEALYGDIDAMELYPALLVEKPRPDAIFGETMVELGAPFSLKGLLGNPICSPQYWKPSTFGGEVGFKIINTASIQSLICNNVKGCPFTSFSVQNPPHAKTVTINASASHSRLKEINPTVLFKGRSTEL